In Calditerrivibrio sp., the sequence AAATGAGCTTGGTTGTTATGAAGTTCGGCGGAACCAGCGTTGGCACCATTGAGCGTATTAAGAATGTTGCTAAAATGGTTGTCAAAAAAAAGCAACAAGGTCATGACGTAGTAGTGGTGTCCTCTGCTATGGCTGGAGAAACAGACAGACTCATCAATCTATTAAAACAGATTTCTCCGAAATATGATCTAAGGGAATATGATCAATTGGTTTCCACAGGTGAAACTGCGGCTATCCCCCTTGTAACTCAGGCGATTAAGGAATTAGGGTACGATGCCATTTCACTTACAGGTTTTCAAATGGGTATGATCACTGATGGGGCCCATTCTAAAGCAAGAATAGTGAAGATTACTGCAGAGAGGATTTTTAAGGCATTAAAAGAGGGTAAAATATGCGTTGTGGCTGGTTTTCAGGGTATATTTCCTGAGACAGGGGATATTACAACTTTAGGTAGGGGTGGTTCTGACACAACAGCGGTGGCAGTGGCTGCAGCAATAAATGCAGATGTTTGTGAAATCTACACTGATGTTGATGGGGTCTATACTGCTGATCCAAGAATTGTCAAGAATGCAAAGAAATTGGATAAAATTTCCTATGAGGAGATGCTTGAGTTGGCATCATTAGGTGCTAAGGTGTTACAATCAAGGTCTGTGGAATTGGGCATGAAGTACAACGTGCCTATTTTAGTACTGTCATCATTAGAAGAAAAACCAGGAACTTTAGTAGTTAAGGAGGATAAAGATATGGAAAAAGTAATCGTTTCAGGGGTAACAGCTGATAAGAATCAAGCTAAAATTACAATAGTAGGTGTTCCTGATAGGCCTGGTATTGCTGCGGAAATTTTTGGTAAACTTGCTGAAGCTAATATAAATGTAGATATGATAAT encodes:
- a CDS encoding aspartate kinase; amino-acid sequence: MSLVVMKFGGTSVGTIERIKNVAKMVVKKKQQGHDVVVVSSAMAGETDRLINLLKQISPKYDLREYDQLVSTGETAAIPLVTQAIKELGYDAISLTGFQMGMITDGAHSKARIVKITAERIFKALKEGKICVVAGFQGIFPETGDITTLGRGGSDTTAVAVAAAINADVCEIYTDVDGVYTADPRIVKNAKKLDKISYEEMLELASLGAKVLQSRSVELGMKYNVPILVLSSLEEKPGTLVVKEDKDMEKVIVSGVTADKNQAKITIVGVPDRPGIAAEIFGKLAEANINVDMIIQNVGLDGKTDLSFTVAKTDLLRAIDACEAVKSNIGATKVVSDENIAKVSIVGVGMKSHAGVAAKMFRLLSENNINIQMISTSEIKISCVIDEKFAELAVRVLHEKFVEEGDNVS